Proteins from a single region of Salinigranum halophilum:
- a CDS encoding mechanosensitive ion channel domain-containing protein, whose product MQTAVEALDAVPTRVWIALAVVVLGVLLGYLTSAVLVRVLQRLGVPDTIEGTSFERTARDFGTSTVVIISRLARYFVIGFAVLVALSLVGLNYVDQLGSAIAAFFPQLFAATLILIVGLVVADKVELFVAELLRGVKLERVDVIPLGAKYSVLFLATLIALSQVGVATGALMVLFAAYFFALIVLTVVAFKQMLASGAAGIYLLLNQPYGIGDEIRVGDTRGIVSEMDLFVTHIESDGEELILPNDQVFERGIARIR is encoded by the coding sequence ATGCAGACGGCTGTGGAGGCGCTCGATGCGGTCCCGACACGTGTGTGGATTGCGCTGGCCGTGGTCGTCCTCGGCGTCCTCTTGGGGTATCTGACGAGCGCCGTCCTCGTGCGTGTCCTCCAGCGCCTCGGCGTCCCGGACACCATCGAGGGAACGTCGTTCGAGCGTACCGCCCGCGACTTCGGCACGTCAACGGTCGTCATCATCTCTCGGCTCGCGCGGTACTTCGTCATCGGCTTTGCGGTCCTCGTCGCGCTCTCGCTCGTCGGCCTCAACTACGTCGACCAACTCGGCAGCGCCATCGCGGCGTTCTTCCCGCAACTGTTCGCGGCGACGCTCATTCTCATCGTCGGACTAGTGGTCGCGGACAAAGTCGAACTGTTCGTCGCCGAACTCCTGCGAGGGGTCAAACTGGAGCGCGTCGACGTCATCCCGCTGGGAGCGAAGTACAGCGTCCTCTTTCTCGCCACGCTCATCGCTCTCTCGCAGGTCGGTGTCGCGACCGGAGCGCTGATGGTGCTCTTCGCGGCGTACTTCTTCGCGCTCATCGTGCTCACGGTCGTCGCGTTCAAACAGATGCTCGCCTCGGGCGCGGCGGGCATCTACCTCCTGCTGAATCAACCGTACGGAATCGGCGACGAGATACGCGTCGGCGACACCCGCGGTATCGTCTCCGAGATGGACCTGTTCGTCACCCACATCGAGTCCGACGGGGAGGAACTCATCCTCCCGAACGACCAGGTGTTCGAACGTGGTATCGCTCGAATCCGCTGA
- the dacZ gene encoding diadenylate cyclase: MATLSELLDYLITDVDGVFLFSPNSSFYEQVVNNDAETEVVVVAPQNAVDAESFVELPLEFENVRDRIRFGIEGAMDRGLVAEGDDLACSVAVFDGDPDSVVRVRVDESMRSGLYDLFTHSRAEPGVIRDVFEVAIELGKKGQKGKPVGALFVVGDAGKVMNKSRPLSYNPFEKSHVHVGDPIVNVMLKEFSRLDGAFIISDSGKIVSAYRYLEPSAEGVDIPKGLGARHMAGGAITRDTNATAIVLSESDGLVRAFKGGQLILEIDPEDY, from the coding sequence ATGGCGACCCTCTCGGAGCTCCTTGACTACCTCATCACGGACGTCGACGGTGTGTTCCTCTTCTCACCGAACAGTTCGTTCTACGAACAGGTCGTGAACAACGACGCCGAGACCGAGGTCGTGGTCGTCGCCCCACAGAACGCAGTCGATGCCGAGTCGTTCGTCGAACTCCCGCTGGAGTTCGAGAACGTCCGCGACCGCATCCGGTTCGGCATCGAGGGCGCCATGGACCGCGGCCTCGTCGCGGAGGGTGACGACCTCGCGTGCTCGGTTGCGGTCTTCGACGGCGACCCCGACTCCGTCGTCCGCGTGCGCGTCGACGAGTCGATGCGCTCTGGGCTGTACGACCTCTTCACGCACTCCCGGGCGGAACCGGGCGTCATCCGCGACGTCTTCGAGGTGGCCATCGAACTGGGCAAGAAGGGACAGAAGGGCAAGCCCGTGGGCGCACTGTTCGTCGTCGGCGACGCCGGCAAGGTGATGAACAAGTCCCGACCGCTGTCGTACAACCCGTTCGAGAAGTCCCACGTCCACGTGGGCGACCCCATCGTGAACGTGATGCTGAAAGAGTTCTCGCGGCTCGACGGCGCGTTCATCATCTCCGACTCGGGCAAGATCGTCTCCGCGTATCGCTACCTGGAACCGTCGGCCGAGGGGGTCGACATCCCCAAAGGGCTCGGCGCACGGCACATGGCCGGTGGTGCGATCACGCGCGACACGAACGCGACGGCCATCGTGCTGTCGGAATCGGACGGCCTGGTGCGGGCGTTCAAAGGTGGCCAACTCATCTTGGAGATCGACCCGGAGGACTACTGA
- a CDS encoding cyclin family protein yields the protein MYRARDRVENEEWLARIDRAADSLDVGSETRSVAVDLFLSHVPDAERSKAAVAAASLYAGSLIVGEERSQSRVAETMEVSRLSIQTRWKDLLRDAGFQPPEW from the coding sequence ATGTACCGGGCGCGCGACCGGGTGGAGAACGAGGAGTGGTTGGCCCGCATCGACCGCGCCGCCGACAGCCTCGACGTCGGCTCGGAGACCCGCTCCGTCGCGGTCGACCTCTTCCTCTCACACGTCCCCGATGCCGAGCGGTCCAAAGCGGCCGTCGCAGCGGCGAGCCTCTACGCCGGGAGCCTCATCGTCGGCGAAGAGCGCTCGCAGTCGCGCGTCGCCGAGACGATGGAGGTCTCGCGACTGTCGATTCAGACCCGCTGGAAGGACCTCCTCCGCGACGCGGGGTTTCAGCCGCCGGAGTGGTGA
- a CDS encoding phosphopantetheine adenylyltransferase, with protein MHVALGGTFDPVHDGHRALFERAFEIGDVTVGLTSDDLAPKTRNVDRYVRPFEERKRDLETELARYSTQHDREFTIRRLDEPTGIATEPGFDALVVSPETKSGAEAVNRIRRERGLDPLEISVVDHVPAADGDRISSTRIVRGEIDEHGCLTPGREGRPPARDSPNR; from the coding sequence ATGCACGTCGCGCTGGGCGGGACGTTCGACCCGGTCCACGACGGGCACCGTGCCCTGTTCGAGCGGGCGTTCGAGATCGGGGACGTCACCGTCGGCCTCACGAGCGACGACCTGGCACCGAAGACGCGGAACGTCGACCGGTACGTCCGCCCGTTCGAAGAACGCAAGCGCGACCTCGAAACCGAACTCGCCCGGTACTCGACACAGCACGACCGCGAGTTCACCATCCGTCGCCTCGACGAACCGACCGGCATCGCGACCGAACCCGGCTTCGACGCGCTCGTGGTCTCCCCCGAGACGAAGTCGGGGGCCGAGGCGGTCAACCGAATCAGGCGCGAACGCGGGCTCGACCCGCTCGAAATCAGCGTCGTCGACCACGTTCCCGCCGCCGACGGTGACCGCATCTCCTCGACGCGTATCGTCCGCGGCGAAATCGACGAACACGGGTGCCTCACACCCGGTCGTGAGGGACGACCACCCGCACGTGACTCGCCGAACCGCTGA
- a CDS encoding winged helix-turn-helix transcriptional regulator — protein MAPEDTDPTDETHDTPDDGSVTDDGPAGPVEDASDEFDDLTEAASSDSSTAAKAKAARERLEAEADRAVEGFDENVVDLLAWLLDTETRARIYVYLRQHPRSTSEEVADGTGLYPSTVREALAELHEEETVTRGKRESAGAGNNPYEYEAIAPSDLVNGVVDQVQRQLNTVFNLDRRLGGADAADDESPVTITVEEEDRTE, from the coding sequence ATGGCTCCAGAGGACACCGACCCGACCGACGAGACGCACGACACGCCCGACGACGGGTCCGTGACCGACGATGGGCCCGCGGGCCCCGTGGAAGACGCGTCCGACGAGTTCGACGACCTCACGGAGGCGGCGTCGAGCGACAGTTCGACTGCGGCGAAAGCGAAGGCCGCGCGGGAACGGCTCGAAGCCGAGGCCGACCGCGCGGTCGAGGGGTTCGACGAGAACGTCGTCGACCTGCTGGCGTGGCTGCTCGACACCGAGACGCGCGCTCGCATCTACGTCTACCTCCGGCAGCACCCGAGGTCGACGAGCGAGGAGGTCGCCGACGGCACCGGTCTGTACCCGAGTACGGTCCGCGAGGCGCTCGCTGAACTCCACGAGGAGGAGACGGTGACGCGTGGCAAGCGCGAGAGCGCCGGCGCGGGCAACAACCCGTACGAGTACGAGGCCATCGCGCCGTCGGACCTCGTCAACGGCGTCGTCGACCAGGTCCAACGACAGCTCAACACGGTGTTCAACCTCGACCGTCGCCTCGGCGGGGCTGACGCGGCAGACGACGAGTCGCCCGTGACCATCACGGTCGAAGAGGAGGACCGAACGGAGTGA
- a CDS encoding glutamate--cysteine ligase — translation MDIGSSEAFSQLGTLGVEEEFYIVDERGRPTSGIGDLVYGAAPPDLLEDRLDHELFKFTIETQTPLIESVDRVDETVRSVRAALVDHAERHGYRIAAAGLHPAAKWRELDHAEKPRYRAQLDRIQYPQHRNTTAGLHVHVGVDDADKATWVANELRWYLPPLLALSANSPYWNGFDTGLASARAKVFEGLPNTGMPTAFDSFDSYLAFERQMVETDSINDRGELWYDVRPHTGHGTVEVRTPDGQTDPARVTAFTEYVHALVIDLAERYEDGESGTEIRRELLDENKWRAMRHGREASFVAPDGESVVDLVTHVDAECDRLGVSGLRDILDGECCSTRQRRLHDEEGMDALCQSLLL, via the coding sequence ATGGATATCGGTTCGTCGGAGGCGTTCTCACAGCTCGGGACGCTCGGCGTCGAGGAGGAGTTCTACATCGTCGACGAGCGCGGTCGACCGACGTCGGGAATCGGCGACCTGGTGTACGGTGCCGCCCCGCCGGACCTGCTCGAGGACCGACTCGACCACGAACTGTTCAAGTTCACCATCGAGACGCAGACACCGCTTATCGAGTCCGTCGACCGGGTGGACGAGACGGTGCGGTCGGTCAGAGCGGCGCTGGTCGACCACGCCGAACGCCACGGCTACCGCATCGCCGCCGCCGGGCTCCATCCGGCCGCGAAGTGGCGCGAACTCGACCACGCCGAGAAGCCGCGCTATCGCGCACAACTCGACCGGATTCAGTACCCTCAGCACCGTAACACGACGGCGGGCCTGCACGTCCACGTCGGTGTCGACGACGCCGACAAGGCGACCTGGGTCGCGAACGAACTCCGCTGGTACCTCCCGCCACTGCTCGCGCTCTCGGCGAACTCGCCGTACTGGAACGGCTTCGATACGGGACTCGCCTCCGCCCGTGCGAAGGTCTTCGAGGGGCTCCCCAACACGGGGATGCCGACCGCGTTCGACTCCTTCGACTCGTATCTCGCGTTCGAGCGCCAGATGGTCGAGACCGACTCGATCAACGACCGTGGAGAGCTGTGGTACGACGTCCGACCCCACACCGGTCACGGGACCGTCGAGGTGCGGACACCGGACGGGCAGACCGACCCCGCCCGCGTAACCGCGTTCACCGAGTACGTCCACGCGCTCGTCATCGACCTCGCCGAACGGTACGAGGACGGGGAGTCGGGGACCGAAATCCGGCGGGAACTGCTCGACGAGAACAAGTGGCGTGCGATGCGCCACGGTCGGGAGGCGTCGTTCGTCGCGCCCGACGGCGAGTCGGTCGTCGACCTCGTGACCCACGTCGACGCCGAGTGTGACCGGCTCGGCGTCTCCGGACTGCGCGATATCCTCGACGGCGAGTGCTGTTCGACCCGCCAGCGCCGCCTGCACGACGAGGAAGGGATGGACGCGCTCTGTCAGTCACTCCTCCTCTGA
- a CDS encoding fibrillarin-like rRNA/tRNA 2'-O-methyltransferase — MSLPDGVERRTVDGRSRLVTRGEPVYGEPTVGEWRVWDAGRSKLGAMLALDMETGLGPAQSVLYLGAASGTTVSHVADVCGPTYAVEFAPRPTRDLLSVAASRERLFPLLKDARRPETYAHVVEADLDLLVQDVATRGQADVALRNRQFLADDGRLLLAVKARSEDVTAAPEDVFERVRERLSDGYELLETRRLDRYHADHLAVVARPR; from the coding sequence GTGAGCCTCCCCGACGGCGTCGAGCGTCGAACCGTCGACGGACGGTCGCGGCTCGTCACGCGGGGTGAGCCGGTGTACGGCGAGCCCACTGTGGGTGAGTGGCGTGTCTGGGACGCCGGCCGGTCGAAACTCGGTGCGATGCTCGCACTCGACATGGAGACCGGTCTCGGACCCGCACAGTCGGTCCTGTATCTCGGGGCTGCGTCGGGAACGACAGTCAGCCACGTCGCCGACGTCTGTGGCCCCACCTACGCGGTCGAGTTCGCTCCGCGCCCGACACGTGACCTCCTCTCGGTGGCCGCCAGTCGGGAGCGCCTCTTTCCCCTCCTGAAAGACGCCCGGCGGCCGGAGACCTACGCCCACGTCGTCGAAGCGGACCTGGACCTGCTCGTCCAGGACGTCGCGACGCGCGGGCAGGCCGACGTCGCCCTGCGGAACCGACAGTTCCTCGCCGACGACGGTCGGCTGCTCCTCGCGGTGAAAGCTCGAAGCGAGGACGTCACGGCCGCACCCGAGGACGTCTTCGAGCGCGTCCGTGAGCGGCTGTCGGACGGGTACGAACTGCTGGAGACGCGCCGACTCGACAGGTACCACGCCGACCACCTCGCCGTCGTGGCCCGCCCGCGGTGA
- a CDS encoding NOP5/NOP56 family protein, with the protein MNDGTAPPNGGWFEGVDRADLDGAAAAITDGEADEPDDWPALAVASGRTESTDAYYEWLHQVTVHATARVVRERERADDQQLKHAVRAMDDAARTANELAERVEEWAGALFDDVGTGVDVAARDPQDPTEERVVALASQVAALADERDSLRQYLETHAPTVVPNLAEMAGPVLASRLVALAGGLEPLAKMPAGTVQVLGAEDALFAHLRGRAPSPKHGVIFTHEFVRGTRRDDRGSAARAFAAKLALAARADHYAGERRDRLHADLAERMARIRARAEETDERGDGA; encoded by the coding sequence ATGAACGACGGAACCGCTCCACCGAACGGGGGCTGGTTCGAGGGTGTCGACCGAGCGGACCTCGACGGGGCCGCCGCCGCAATCACCGACGGTGAGGCCGACGAGCCGGACGACTGGCCGGCGCTCGCCGTCGCCTCCGGACGAACAGAGTCGACGGACGCGTACTACGAGTGGCTCCACCAGGTGACGGTGCACGCCACAGCCCGCGTCGTCCGCGAACGCGAACGCGCCGACGACCAGCAGCTGAAACACGCCGTCCGGGCCATGGACGACGCCGCTCGGACGGCGAACGAACTCGCCGAACGCGTCGAGGAGTGGGCCGGAGCGCTCTTCGACGACGTCGGGACAGGAGTCGACGTCGCCGCTCGCGACCCACAGGACCCCACCGAGGAACGGGTCGTCGCGCTCGCCTCGCAGGTGGCGGCGCTGGCGGACGAGCGCGACAGCCTGCGACAGTACCTCGAAACCCACGCGCCCACCGTCGTCCCGAACCTCGCCGAGATGGCCGGACCGGTGCTCGCGTCGCGTCTCGTCGCGCTCGCCGGCGGCCTCGAACCACTGGCGAAGATGCCCGCCGGGACCGTCCAGGTCCTCGGCGCCGAGGACGCGCTCTTCGCGCACCTGCGCGGGCGTGCCCCGTCCCCCAAACACGGCGTCATCTTCACCCACGAGTTCGTCCGCGGGACGCGTCGGGACGACCGGGGGTCGGCCGCGCGTGCCTTCGCCGCGAAGCTCGCACTGGCCGCCCGCGCGGACCACTACGCCGGCGAACGCCGCGACCGACTCCACGCCGACCTGGCCGAGCGGATGGCGCGTATCCGTGCTCGGGCGGAGGAGACAGACGAGAGAGGTGACGGCGCGTGA
- a CDS encoding cold-shock protein, with amino-acid sequence MAKGNVDFFNDTGGYGFISTDDADDDVFFHMEDVGGPDLEEGQEVEFSIESSPKGPRAANLTRL; translated from the coding sequence ATGGCGAAAGGAAACGTTGATTTCTTCAACGACACTGGCGGCTACGGTTTCATCTCGACGGACGATGCGGACGACGACGTGTTCTTCCACATGGAAGACGTTGGCGGCCCGGACCTCGAAGAGGGACAGGAAGTCGAGTTCTCCATCGAGAGCTCGCCCAAGGGTCCCCGCGCAGCGAACCTGACGCGCCTGTAA
- the trpB gene encoding tryptophan synthase subunit beta has protein sequence MSHDRLPRGEGGQFGDFGGRHVPEVMDEPLDQLTHAFETIVRTPEFHAEFRDVLEPYAGRPTPLYYAGNLSEEYGADIYLKREDLLHGGAHKINNAVGQALLAKKAGKTRLIAETGAGQHGTATAMVGALFGMDTEIYMGKKDVERQRMNVFRMRLMGAEVNEVTRGGSGLADAVDAALEDFAHNVEDTHYLVGSAVGPDPFPRMVREFQSVIGEEAREQVIEQTGGLPDACVACVGGGSNAIGLFHAFRDDDVAFYGAEGGGEGADSKKHAAPLAKGTSDVIHGMQTRVIDDDVEVHSVSAGLDYPGVGPEHAMFRAVGRCEYHGVTDDRALEAFRTLSETEGIIPALETSHAVALTRDLADEHDTIVVNLSGRGDKDMEQAATLFDLGS, from the coding sequence ATGTCTCACGACCGACTCCCCCGCGGCGAGGGCGGACAGTTCGGCGACTTCGGCGGCCGGCACGTGCCCGAGGTGATGGACGAGCCGCTCGACCAGTTGACCCACGCGTTCGAGACCATCGTTCGGACGCCGGAGTTCCACGCGGAGTTCCGCGACGTCCTCGAACCGTACGCGGGGCGGCCGACGCCGCTTTACTACGCCGGGAACCTCTCCGAGGAGTACGGCGCGGACATCTATCTCAAGCGCGAGGACCTCTTACACGGGGGGGCGCACAAGATCAACAACGCCGTCGGGCAGGCGCTCCTGGCGAAGAAGGCGGGGAAGACACGGCTCATCGCCGAGACCGGTGCCGGCCAGCACGGGACGGCGACGGCGATGGTCGGCGCGCTGTTCGGGATGGACACGGAGATTTACATGGGGAAGAAGGACGTCGAGCGCCAGCGGATGAACGTCTTCCGCATGCGCCTGATGGGCGCGGAGGTGAACGAGGTTACCCGCGGTGGGTCGGGGCTCGCCGACGCCGTCGACGCCGCGCTGGAGGACTTCGCACACAACGTGGAGGACACGCACTATCTGGTGGGGTCGGCGGTGGGGCCGGACCCCTTCCCGCGGATGGTCAGAGAGTTCCAGTCGGTCATCGGCGAGGAAGCCCGCGAGCAGGTCATCGAACAGACGGGCGGCCTCCCGGACGCCTGCGTCGCCTGCGTGGGCGGCGGGTCGAACGCCATCGGGCTGTTCCACGCCTTCCGTGACGACGACGTCGCGTTCTACGGCGCGGAAGGTGGCGGCGAGGGTGCCGACTCGAAGAAGCACGCCGCACCGCTCGCGAAGGGCACGTCCGACGTCATCCACGGGATGCAGACGCGGGTCATCGACGACGACGTCGAGGTCCACTCCGTCTCGGCGGGGCTGGACTACCCCGGAGTCGGCCCCGAGCACGCGATGTTCCGGGCGGTGGGACGCTGTGAGTATCACGGTGTCACGGACGACCGGGCACTCGAGGCGTTCCGTACCCTCTCGGAGACCGAGGGCATCATCCCGGCACTGGAGACGAGCCACGCCGTCGCGCTCACGAGAGACCTCGCCGACGAGCACGACACCATCGTCGTCAACCTCTCGGGACGCGGCGACAAGGATATGGAGCAGGCGGCGACGCTGTTCGACCTCGGCAGCTGA